A single window of Dethiosulfovibrio salsuginis DNA harbors:
- the mnmA gene encoding tRNA 2-thiouridine(34) synthase MnmA, producing MRESFPGRGSIIKGIPIVLGVSGGVDSCTSALLLREMGYAPIGVRLVLHQGDDLNDQNRLKALRSMGIEVLEVDGRDVFHRAVIKPFLEDYESCRTPNPCVICNENAKLKLLFDEADRRGIELVATGHYVKKAVYRERASLARASFAPKDQSYMLYRIPRRWIDRLIFPLGDMSKEQVRRYVAQEMGSPDMAQGDSQDICFIDGALDDFLLSSLGGSSSPGPMLSVGGEVLGRHRGLCLYTEGQRKGLGLGGGPWFVVKKDIKANSLILGRRENVEVRRIRASSPRWHHPVEVGASYDLQHRYRSRPQRGTLVSLDDRGMEVLLDYPAYGVALGQSLVFYDGDRVLGGGIIDWTANW from the coding sequence ATAAGGGAGTCCTTTCCAGGGAGGGGATCGATCATTAAAGGCATTCCGATCGTTCTAGGCGTCAGCGGCGGGGTGGATAGCTGCACGTCCGCCTTGCTTCTGAGGGAGATGGGGTACGCCCCTATTGGCGTAAGGTTGGTTCTCCATCAGGGGGACGATCTTAACGACCAGAACAGGCTAAAGGCTCTTAGATCCATGGGTATAGAGGTGTTGGAGGTCGACGGTAGAGATGTGTTTCACCGAGCGGTTATAAAGCCTTTTCTGGAGGACTACGAGAGCTGTAGAACACCTAACCCCTGCGTTATATGCAACGAAAACGCCAAGCTTAAGCTACTTTTCGACGAGGCCGACAGGAGAGGTATAGAACTGGTCGCCACAGGTCATTACGTCAAAAAAGCGGTCTACAGAGAAAGGGCTTCGTTGGCGAGAGCTTCTTTCGCCCCTAAGGACCAAAGCTATATGCTGTACCGTATCCCCCGTCGATGGATAGATAGGCTGATATTTCCCCTTGGCGATATGTCTAAGGAGCAGGTGAGACGTTACGTTGCACAGGAGATGGGTTCTCCTGATATGGCCCAAGGGGACAGCCAGGATATATGTTTTATCGATGGAGCTCTGGACGATTTTTTGCTGTCCAGTCTAGGTGGATCCTCCAGCCCTGGCCCGATGCTCTCCGTAGGTGGAGAGGTTTTAGGTCGCCATCGAGGCCTTTGCCTCTACACCGAAGGTCAGAGAAAGGGATTAGGATTAGGCGGTGGGCCGTGGTTTGTGGTAAAAAAGGATATAAAGGCCAATTCCCTTATTCTAGGCAGGAGGGAAAACGTCGAGGTCAGACGGATAAGGGCTTCCAGTCCTAGATGGCACCATCCCGTCGAGGTGGGGGCTTCCTACGACCTTCAGCATCGGTATAGATCTCGCCCTCAGAGGGGGACGTTGGTCTCTTTGGACGACCGAGGGATGGAGGTCCTTCTGGACTATCCAGCCTATGGGGTTGCTCTTGGTCAATCTCTGGTTTTTTACGATGGAGATCGTGTTTTAGGTGGAGGAATTATAGACTGGACCGCTAACTGGTGA
- a CDS encoding cob(I)yrinic acid a,c-diamide adenosyltransferase, translating into MSNLGLIHVYYGTGKGKTTAALGLALRACGAGLSVGIVQFMKGYPYSEVKPLLALEGVELVQTGSPDYIYKGKEKEMDIKEARRGLDVAKAFLSAGKDLVILDEISVAVDFGLISEKEVLQIMDSKPEGVELVLTGRDPSEAILDRADYLSEIISRRHPYDKGVLSREGIDH; encoded by the coding sequence TTGAGTAATTTAGGTCTTATCCACGTCTACTACGGAACCGGAAAGGGAAAGACCACCGCTGCCTTAGGATTGGCCCTAAGGGCCTGTGGTGCAGGCCTTTCGGTTGGAATAGTCCAGTTTATGAAAGGTTACCCCTACTCGGAGGTTAAGCCTCTTCTCGCTCTTGAAGGCGTTGAGCTGGTCCAGACCGGTAGCCCCGACTATATATACAAGGGCAAGGAAAAGGAGATGGATATTAAGGAAGCCCGAAGGGGCCTTGATGTGGCGAAGGCCTTTCTGTCCGCCGGAAAGGACCTGGTCATACTGGACGAGATCTCCGTGGCGGTTGATTTTGGGCTCATATCGGAAAAAGAGGTCCTTCAGATTATGGATTCCAAGCCTGAAGGGGTCGAACTGGTCCTGACCGGGCGGGATCCTTCGGAGGCGATTTTGGACAGAGCGGACTACCTTTCCGAGATAATCTCTCGGCGACACCCTTACGATAAGGGAGTCCTTTCCAGGGAGGGGATCGATCATTAA
- the hypF gene encoding carbamoyltransferase HypF translates to MIEKHIIVTGVVQAVGFRPFCAKLASRWDLGGSVSNTSEGVKLVLQGHRDTIDNYIRDLYISKPDLAEIHTLEVLEEFDCEKKGPFVIGPTVKGTGQRVLLPPDIATCSKCVQEMDDLGDRRYRYPFINCTDCGPRFSIVKGLPYDRPQTTMESFPMCPQCAAEYGDQEDRRFHAQPNGCPDCGPRIWSHKEGSEDLYDQEGLEKCRQGLRSGEIWAIKGLGGFHLACDPKSHRALELLREAKRRPHKPFALMVENLDAAASIACLEEGEKRLLESPRRPIVLCPIRGEISPLIAPNQDRVGIMLPYTPLHRLIMEGMVALVMTSGNLADSPLISENQEALSKLGKIVDGFLLHDRDIHMKIDDSLVAPWGDRSVIMRRARGYVPNPVHTSCKMPQILAAGGEMKSTFSLTRDNLIFPSQYLGDGKEIATLEYYKKTLKHFMRLYEIVPKAIIHDFHPLYMTTKVAKEVAGEDIPSMAVQHHHAHLAACLAEHQRNEPTIGVILDGTGYGTDGTIWGGEFLLGDLSGFSRVGHLMTCPLPGGDRSVKEPWRYSLSLLVRALGEDKALARARELWPGREKTIELILKTLEEAPVTSSCGRLFDGVWGLLAIGETVTYDGQGAGELEAKSGGSWEDIPMEIVGSGKDFIVDWRPFIRWLAEERPSVERGSSSFHLSLSRAITESCLRVKEAHGIDTVALSGGVWQNCRLLDKTVTDLEERGFSVLTHERTSPNDESISIGQAAIGGWRWKKEEA, encoded by the coding sequence TTGATCGAGAAACACATAATAGTGACAGGGGTGGTTCAGGCCGTCGGTTTTAGGCCCTTTTGCGCAAAGTTAGCCTCCCGATGGGATCTGGGGGGATCGGTATCCAACACCTCCGAAGGGGTCAAGCTAGTTCTCCAAGGACATAGGGATACCATAGATAACTATATCAGAGATCTTTACATCTCCAAACCGGATCTAGCGGAAATCCACACCTTAGAGGTACTGGAGGAGTTCGATTGCGAGAAAAAAGGCCCCTTCGTCATAGGGCCTACGGTAAAGGGCACAGGACAAAGGGTTCTTCTGCCTCCTGATATAGCTACCTGTTCAAAGTGCGTACAGGAAATGGACGACCTAGGTGACCGAAGATACAGATACCCCTTCATAAACTGCACCGACTGTGGTCCTAGGTTCTCCATAGTGAAAGGACTGCCTTACGACAGACCTCAGACCACCATGGAGAGTTTTCCTATGTGCCCCCAGTGCGCGGCAGAATACGGAGACCAAGAAGATAGGCGTTTTCACGCTCAGCCCAACGGATGTCCTGACTGCGGTCCTCGAATATGGTCCCATAAAGAGGGATCGGAGGACCTGTACGACCAGGAAGGTCTCGAAAAATGCAGACAAGGCCTGAGATCGGGGGAAATATGGGCGATCAAAGGGCTTGGCGGTTTTCACCTCGCCTGCGATCCCAAATCCCACCGGGCCCTCGAGCTGCTTAGGGAGGCAAAAAGACGACCTCACAAGCCATTTGCGTTGATGGTAGAGAACCTGGACGCCGCTGCCTCTATTGCCTGCCTGGAGGAAGGGGAAAAAAGGCTTCTAGAATCGCCTAGAAGGCCTATCGTCCTCTGCCCCATAAGGGGGGAAATATCCCCTCTGATCGCCCCTAACCAGGACAGAGTGGGCATAATGTTGCCCTACACCCCTCTTCACCGTCTTATTATGGAGGGTATGGTAGCCCTGGTTATGACCAGCGGCAACCTGGCCGATTCTCCTCTGATATCGGAAAACCAGGAGGCTCTGTCTAAACTGGGCAAAATAGTCGACGGGTTCTTACTGCACGATAGGGATATCCACATGAAAATAGACGATTCTCTGGTAGCACCCTGGGGGGATAGGTCGGTGATTATGAGAAGGGCCAGAGGTTACGTTCCTAACCCTGTCCATACGTCCTGCAAAATGCCCCAGATACTAGCCGCAGGAGGGGAGATGAAGAGCACCTTCTCCCTCACCAGGGATAACCTCATATTTCCTAGCCAGTATCTAGGGGATGGAAAGGAAATAGCGACCCTGGAATACTATAAAAAGACACTAAAACACTTTATGAGGCTATACGAAATAGTTCCCAAAGCAATTATTCATGACTTTCATCCTTTATACATGACGACTAAGGTCGCCAAGGAGGTGGCAGGAGAGGACATTCCCTCAATGGCGGTCCAACACCACCACGCCCATCTGGCCGCCTGTCTAGCGGAACATCAGAGAAATGAACCTACCATCGGAGTAATCCTGGACGGAACGGGCTACGGAACCGACGGAACCATATGGGGGGGGGAGTTTCTCCTAGGGGATCTATCGGGGTTTTCCAGGGTCGGCCATCTCATGACCTGCCCTCTCCCTGGGGGAGACAGATCGGTAAAAGAGCCCTGGCGATACTCTTTATCCCTTCTGGTTCGAGCTTTAGGGGAAGATAAGGCTTTAGCCCGAGCCAGAGAGCTGTGGCCGGGCAGGGAAAAGACGATAGAGCTTATACTGAAGACCTTAGAAGAGGCTCCAGTTACGTCCTCCTGCGGGAGGCTCTTCGACGGAGTCTGGGGGCTTTTGGCCATAGGAGAGACGGTGACCTACGACGGTCAGGGGGCAGGGGAGCTAGAGGCAAAATCCGGTGGATCCTGGGAGGATATTCCTATGGAGATAGTCGGGTCGGGCAAAGACTTTATCGTCGATTGGCGACCCTTTATCCGATGGCTAGCGGAGGAAAGGCCGTCAGTCGAAAGGGGAAGCTCCTCGTTCCACCTATCCCTATCTCGGGCCATAACCGAAAGCTGTCTGAGGGTAAAGGAAGCACACGGAATTGATACAGTGGCCCTTTCCGGTGGAGTATGGCAGAACTGCCGTCTTCTAGATAAAACCGTGACAGATCTGGAGGAAAGAGGTTTTTCGGTGCTCACCCATGAAAGAACCTCCCCTAACGACGAATCTATATCCATCGGACAGGCCGCCATAGGTGGATGGAGATGGAAAAAGGAGGAAGCTTAG
- a CDS encoding cold shock domain-containing protein, producing MKGTVKWFNGSKGYGFITTEEGNDVFVHFSAIEMDGYKVLEENEVVQFEITDGDKGPQATHVVRV from the coding sequence ATGAAAGGCACAGTCAAGTGGTTCAACGGTTCAAAGGGATACGGCTTTATAACCACCGAAGAGGGAAACGACGTTTTCGTTCATTTCAGTGCTATCGAGATGGACGGTTACAAAGTCCTTGAGGAAAACGAGGTTGTACAGTTCGAGATAACCGACGGCGATAAGGGGCCTCAGGCCACTCACGTCGTGAGGGTTTAA